cactgtgtgtgtgtgagaaagaagtAAAGGGGAACTGACACGTTTTTTTACTAGTAATACATGTATTTTAACAattattgaatgtgtgtgcatgcaaatATCTCTACTTGtgattaacactgtgtgtgtgtgtgtgtgtgagagagagagagagagaaagaaggaaagaggaaACGACATGTATATTACTAGTAATACACACAGAATTTACTTGAAAAGACTCAAAACatacttctttttctttatgatGAAAAATTTTACTGTGCTTGAATTAATTTATGCTTACATCTTTCAAATACCTACTGCTACAGACACGAAACGTTATCTCAAAACCACACAACATATgtattgtaaaataaacactgtgGCTTTCAAAAGATTTAGTTAAATACTGCTCAACTTTAACTACGAAATGATTTAAAAGCAAATCCACTGCAATTACAAGAGAGCATTACTTACTGATCAGCCTTAAAAGCATCAAGTCAGTTTGTATGGAACttaaatttttacttttagtcAGGAAATGAAATTTCACACTTTATATATTATCTTTCAGTGCCTCCCAGTTTCTGAGCAAGTGAACTGGAGGGGTAGAGACGCATGAATCGGCCCAGAGTCCAAACTGGAAACACATTTCTATAGGATGTGTAACTGATGGCACAGCTCTTGTTGAAAACACCAGAGATGTTCTCCTGAAAAAAGGTGACAAAATGTCTATATCAGGGGTATTTCCAACTACAAGCACTCCTTTGCTgacaaaggtttaaattaaataaaatgcaaataaaaatgactgaaaggtgaCATTAAATGCTTATCAAATTAATGATTAGTTAATTAATAATGGCGAAATGGCCTTTTTCATCCTTTTTGTCTCACCAAAGATTAAtgttaaacacaaataaaacacagaaaagaagGACTCACCTGTGGCCAGTCTCCATTAGGTAGCTGCTTGTCAATCAAAACCTGTATTCCACGCTCAATGACTATGCAGTCAGGGTACCTGATGTATatggaacaaataaaaacatgaaaggtgagaaataattgtaatataatatgtaatatagtTTCTAGAAAGATTTATGCTTTATGACCTTAAAGCCATGCTGACAACACAGTGAGTATTACCTAACAGCCATCAGGCCCAGCAAAGCCCAACAGGTATTATGGATCTGAGAATTTTTGCTTTGTATATAACACCTCTGCTCACACGACTCAAAGTCCTCCCCCCAACCTCCATCCTCCATCTGCTTTGAGAGCAAGAAGTCACACGCACGCCTCACTTCAGTACAAACCGGTCTGAAACACAGAAAAGATACATAAATCACATGACTCAATGAACTACTGACTTCTTCAGAAATGCTTTATATGTCTGAATCATACCCATCGTATCCATCCTGGAAAATATGGCCCCTGCATGCAAACGCCTCCAATCCAAACCATACTGCATATGTAAAGCACACACCCCATGACCTGAAAAGGTTCCACAAACCAAACAATATGTTATACCACATAGCATATAGTGTGTACACCAAGCATTTGTACTATAGACTTACTGTTCTTAAAGTGAGGTCCCTGAAACATAGCCAAGAgagatattatatttattaatggtgcttgcaaagcaacattcttgttattgtgccggacaaaacttcggcgcgtaacttgtccagcagcttttgtcctagaccaatgaatgaggtgtcaaatcgaccggctcattgaggagaggtgtgctatgacttttaaaAGTGATCCAACAAACGATGTTCGCACAGCAGACGAAAAAGCgggcaaaaaaaatcccatagaaatgaatgggaaattcacaacatggacatgtgacatatcaaaacactcagaacaatgaggggaacttgctcacgggtattctggtcacgtcacatgacatcacatgaaaaaaaatattagcacaacatggacatgtgacatatcaaaacaatcagcacgatgaggggaacttgccacctgcaagcaccattcacattttcttcaggaaatgtacattctagttatatttactatttatttattattaagcattaatttataaattatgGCAATTGTGTTAAACAAGGGGAAAGATCACGAGTAAAATTTGTAGTAAgccattatatttaaatataccattttatttcttcttaacaCTTAAAGGTAACCTCACTGCAAAGGTCTGagaacacatttacatttttagcattcagtagacacccttatccagagtgacttacattttatctcgtTTTATACTGATTTTCAACTGATCTCGAACTTGATATGATCTGCaacttgaactcacaaccttccaatcagcaatccaaaaccttaaccactaggttaccacagCCACACTTTGCCTTACATTTTTATGCCATTTGGTAAATGCCctcattacattttatctaatttttatgaaactgagcaattaaggattaagggctttgctcagtgGTTCAGccgtggacctgggattcaaaatcAGGACCTTCTGATTAGCAGTCCAAAGCCTTAATCATCAAGCTACCACATCTTCCAGAATCCCTGCCATAttaatgtctatttattttgcCATTTGAATTTGGTatagagagtgaatgagagtgtgtgtgccctgtgatgggttggcactccgtccagggtgtatcctgacttgatgcccgatgacgcctgagataggcacaggctccccgtgacccgaggtagttcggataagcggtagaagatgaatgaatgaatgaatgaatgaatttgttatagaattaaatatagaatCCTATTGCAGGCAGTCAGAATtcacttaaaattaaaattgcaGCTCTAAGGCCTACCCTTCCCATGAACCATCAGGTCTTTGCATCCTTCTGCAGTAGTCAAGTCCCTGCTGAAGTGTACTCCTATAATGACACGCAATTGTTTTTTTGAGCTTAAGTCATGGAAGATCGTTGAATTTTTTTAGATGATCATAGAGGATACATAGATACCtaatctcctgtgttctatgatCGGGATAAGCATGATGAAAGTGCTGCAAAGCCTGCATCACAGCTGATGTGCATTCCACATAGGTGTAGTCGATCATGATATCACCTGGGTCAGAACACAAACCATTAAACATATTCAAACTATTTAAAAGAGCCATCAAACCAAAGGGGGTGACAAATCACTATATGtgacataaaatatttaacctAATTGCtgtggaaagaaaataaacatacactATAATTACAATCGTTCATCATATTGTTAAGGAAGTCATGATACAACCAATGTGGCTCTCAAAACATTTGCTCACCAAACACCTCTGAAGGGTTGAGTAGCTCCAGCAGTTTTCCTCCACGTTTGGTCTCATATGTGGCAAAACCACCATCAGAATTTCTCATGCTTAAAAGCTAAAAAGACACGGAAAAAGTTACAGAGACTACAGCAGAAGacccagaaaaataaaacacgttGTCTTATGGCTGTACCACATTGACTGCATCAAAGAGTCTTTGTAAGGAAATGTGGTCTGTGATGAAGCTGCACTGCTCCTGCAGTAACATCACCGACTTCAGGCCCTCTGCTGTGCAGTCGGCCACGATCCAACCACAGTCACGCGTGCTGAAGGGAAAGCCTCcctaatttacacacacacacacacacacacacacacacacacacacacacacacacatttagtaaTTTCAAAAGTTACAAAAGTCATTTCAAAGGTTAAAAGTGAGTGTGAGCTTTCAGTACCTTGTTCATTTGTCGGTAATATTTCTTGTAGTCTGGAGGATTTTCTTTAACCTGAAATAATTGAAAAATACTCTGAATACAGTACAGCACACCAACATGACACCTAATATTACTATCACACTATTATTACAactattaatactaatactattcctgcaattacaattaaatatactaattctgataataataataatgacagtaCTAATAACTCTCAAATGCATATAAATGCTTAGAACCTTTCACACAACTAGTTATGTTTGTCAGCTTTATCGTAATtctacatttatacacacacacacacacacacacacacacacacacacacacacatttttgataTCATGCACAGTGATAtgatctgtttatctgtttttgcTTGTATGGTGAATATCAGTCTGTAACTGGCATCATGCCTTAAGTGTTATGTGTGTACCACTCTTACCTGGCTTAGATTAAAAAACTGGTGGGCCTTCATTAAACACTGTGTAAACTTGGGGTCATTCTGTGCACCTGCCTTTTAAAAACACAGAAGGGTGtagtatttaaatgttaataagtcTTGCGGGTCTAGTGTTTAATCCTCACTTCTAACATGTAGATTACATTTTAAGGACTGATCACTAATAAGCAATGCTATATGGCATTACATATAGACGAGTTCTAAATACCTCAAGAAATGCTTGTACTGCAAAGGCAGTGTCCCATAGTTGAGATCCATTGGTTCCCTGAGAAAATGCAAAAACACAGTACATGAACAGGAGCAGGTAGATAACGCTATGTACTAAGTGGCAGAAAAATTATGAAACAGAGACAAACCTGCATTTTTAAGCCATCAAGACCTAGCCTGGAAAAAAGTAcacaaataatatattgtttatcTCTTTAATATCAGGATAGGTTATGGTTAGTTATTATAAAGTTGCTTATGACTAACCAGAGGTAGTCTGGGATCCTTGCCACATGCTCCTGGAAGGCAGGTGATGTGGGTCCATCGACATACCAGCGCACCAACATATTAATAGTTTTTGAGATCTGCGAATGCAGTTGGAATATGAAAATAATGCTTTCATGTGATAGAAACATATTGCCAGTAATGTATTTTGCAGTAGCATGCATGTGTTATTAAGAGtagtaaacagtaaaaacagtctttttgtttaaaacttTGTGTATAAATCAATTCACTTCATCAAGTACACTGTTAGAAGTCAGCATGCAGGTCCAGACATCTTGGAAACTGTTTTTGGTTGTCAATTACTCTGCATGTCCCAGACACCTCTCATCATTTAAATTTAAGATATATACTTCATACATTTCAACGAAATTTGCTAACACCTAAGGTAAAAACTAAATTCTTAAGGTAAACTTGTTATATTCCTGTGCAGAAACTTGCACGTATATCCAGAAGGAGAACAAAGACCCAAGCCTTGAAATGTCATAAATAAAGCACCAAAGCCTTTTAACTTAATTGTGAAAGTTGCAAGAGTGCAAAGCAAGAATCAGTGCTATCAGTGGTAAATGACTTATAGAACTGTTTTGTACATTCTTGTGTGAAAACGTGTATCAGTGCAATTGAACACTTTTTATTGGAACATAAAACAATGacactgttttcttttattaaaaacaaacaaacaaacaaacaaacaaaaaagtatttaacaaAACCAACATGTAGCTTACCGGTCCAATGCTAATGCACTTTGTAAAGCGATCGTCAGCTTGGATGTGATCGTACAGCTCATTCACAGCCTTTTCTCTCAGTGCAGTACTGTGATATGCCTCATAAAGGTTCAGGAAGGCTATGAATTACAGCACAATTAGACTAATTCACTAAAAAGCAAGATTATGTTAAAGACATAAAGCTACACTTACAGTAGGCGGCAGTGAGCATAGCGCTGTGAGGGGTGTACATGTCTGACGCTGCAACATTGCTTCTTTGAGCTGGCCAGTTAATAGTCGAATAATTCTGGACATATAGTTCCTGTAATAGCACATCAAAATGTTTAGTtatttgaattaattaatactgTAGCATGTGATAGACAGTATgtcaaataacaaaaatgagtTGTCCAGGATTTCTTAGGTTCAGATTTGAGTTCCTCAtgcttataaatatatatcttatTAGTTTCACTTTCACTGCAGAATAATATGCTTTTAGACAGATTTCTGACCTATTTAGAGCTCTTAAGTGTATTCaccaaatatgtttttatattacgtttacatttatttacttggCAGACTATGACGGTGTCTCAAATAGCTCCCTAGATCATGAATCAGTATATTGTGTACGCAGATGACTCATACTGATGTACTTGCATTGTAAGACATCACCAACAGGCAGGgcagatatattttaaatgttatgttgtttaaagtaaattatGAGAAAtacttttattgttcttttacaAATCAACACTGGTTCAGTACGTTTACAGACTTGTTAGGAGCTTTTTTTCTTAATACAGGTACATGAAACAGGTAAAATAAGCGCTAGTCATGGAAGAGGTAGGACTTCGCTAATCGTTTGAAGATAGATAATAACTCAGCTTTTTGGACATTCCACCATCTTGGTGTCAGAACATAAAAGAGTATCGATGTGTACCTTCCTCTTACCCTGAGTGATGGTGGgatcagtcgagcagtgctagtaGATCGGAGGGAATGTTTTGCAGTGTGAgcagtgataagagctttgtaGACAAGCAtctgtgttttgaatctgatgtgtgagaacttaggcaggtacAAGACATGCAGCTGAATTTTGGATCGTTAATTAAACAGTTAAAAGTCATTAGACTCCCAACAAACTGGATATAGAACTGACATGACATGGGATATAGAACTgacatgaacaaaacaaactgtgattTGTTGGTTTACATGTCAATCTGTTTATTTCCATGATTATGAATAGTACAATTTGGTTATTTGTGTTATAGCATGCACaaaattatatatgtaaaatcTGTCAAGGTCTTCCTATTTGGCATTGAAAAGCAATGCAACCCCATTCAACAAAGATAGTGATATTGTAAGGCTCCCCTGCTGATGTGGTTGTGTAACTGTACCTGTCTCAGGCTGAGTACCAGTGAGTCCTCCTGCGCAGACAATCTAACAGCATAACAGTAGCTCATGGGAAGGTAGACCTGCCTGCAGTGGCACCACAGAGTGGACGGGTGCGCCGGCATCCAAGCAGGAAACAacctgaaatcattttaaatgaacaggCTGCTTTAAGTAGACAGATGTTTTTAAGGGTGCAATGCCATGTGTCATCATTAAAGGACgaaaaacaattatataaactTCACCACATCTCTGGAAAGAGCGTGTTCATCCCTTCCCAACTGTACACATTGAGGATAGCCAACCAGAACTTTCCCCAGGACGGTATACCTACAGCACCTCCTATTTGAATAATCATAAAACAGAGATGCATTTGTGCACTTCTTTAAAGCCATCATGCTGCAATTTGTTTTATAGTTAAGAGTTAAAGCCAGACCTTTGGTGTGTAAGTTGTTCCTTGCCCGCACCATATCTGGGTCATCAGGCCCAACTCCTAAGATTCGCAGTGTGGTGTAATTAAGAGCTGTGCCAAACACAGTCGACTTGTCTTCTACATGCCTGGAAAAATACCACAGTGGCTCAGTTTTCAGTTAAAAATAAGACATTTCTTTCGATTAAATATCAGAGATATTACTTttacaaacattacaaaaaaaaattaatgacatCCATTCAttattctataatataataaatatcatgAATAATAATGGGATTCATTCCACTGTAAATTCTATGTTGTTTTGTAGGAACTTgtaggaaataaaaatgtaggaaAAAATGACTACATTCTTAACAATTTTAAATTTTGTCCAGTCaaattgatgattttttttaaagtgataaACAGAACATGTAGGAATGTCAAACTTACAGACCCCAGCCACCATCGGGCAGCTGCACTGAACGTAGATACCTCACCATCTCCTTCTTCCAGGCTTCTGGTAGAGGGATTTTAGCAACATGACAGGTTATGAGGAGACCTGCAGGAAAAAAGCACATTCATCACATGAAAACATGTGTTTTAGGATAGGCTGTGAAAACGTATTTCTCCATAACATTTTTACTATGTGGTACCTGGAAGCAAGAATAGTGGCCCTCCATAGTCTCCAGCCCAGTGGCCATCTTCGGCCTGGAGACGGCTGTAAAACTCCATCCCCTTCTGAGCAGCTTCAACCACTGTGTGAGCTGCTGAGGAGGCTGGAACAAACTTACTCTGGTGGGAACAGAAAGTACAATAAAAGTCAAGTGTCAGATTTAGCTTGGTGTGACATTATAAACTTTTGCCTGGTAGTTCAAATAAAAACCCCACAACTCTCGCATTCACATGCATGTCATAATAAAGTTGGACCAACGTAAAAAATAATTGTTCAGTTTGCAACCTGCATGAATGAGTCTTTACGAGAAAAAGACTGACTAATCTTTATAAACATCAGAGCGCTATCAGGCATTTGGTTATGCAATATTGTCagtatttattcagtttaattcagcTTTATTAATATACCTCCTTTAACATCATGAATTGGGCGCAAAGCAaacctttacagaaatctgaatACATTTAGGTAATATAGGTGACATTTGCttgtataaaaaagtaaatgaaaaaaaagaaatgcaaaattgttttctcttttctttttctattcatACAATCACAGGTATTGGCTTTGTAAGGATGGCACTAGGTAGACAGCACACCTGATGTGCAGAAGAAAGTCATGTCAGAACACTTAGCAActcaaataaatatatcactGACAAAAGCAGTGTACTCTGTGTATTAAAAtacagatcagcagtttctaaaatattcacaacattCAATTTGATACCAAAAACCATGCCATgatcaaagtcacagagataaCACTTTTTCtcctgtctgtgtttaatgttataTCAACTGAGGCTTTtgactttttgtttgtgtgattttatgcattgtgctgctgaacAAGTGTTTCTGATCATGTGGAGCCTGAGTGTATATTAATTATTTCCAAGAAGACATCAACTGATATGTACTGTATCAAGACCCAGTGAGTGAGCCTCCAAGAAGTTCTGCTCCCTCTCCTCAGTGTCTTCATCCTTCAGATATTTCCATGTCTGCCTTCCTTCCACATTACTGAGCCTCCAGCGCCTCAGGTCTGTCACCGCTGGACTCCTATAAGGACCCCCTCTTCGCCGCACACACCTGAAAGAAAGGTGCATATGTGCATACAGACATAGTGAGAGCACCTTATGTGCATAACAATGCATCAATGCATATGGCCACATTTAAAAATTGTCATTTA
The genomic region above belongs to Tachysurus vachellii isolate PV-2020 chromosome 8, HZAU_Pvac_v1, whole genome shotgun sequence and contains:
- the lss gene encoding lanosterol synthase, with translation MTEGTCVRRRGGPYRSPAVTDLRRWRLSNVEGRQTWKYLKDEDTEEREQNFLEAHSLGLDTSKFVPASSAAHTVVEAAQKGMEFYSRLQAEDGHWAGDYGGPLFLLPGLLITCHVAKIPLPEAWKKEMVRYLRSVQLPDGGWGLHVEDKSTVFGTALNYTTLRILGVGPDDPDMVRARNNLHTKGGAVGIPSWGKFWLAILNVYSWEGMNTLFPEMWLFPAWMPAHPSTLWCHCRQVYLPMSYCYAVRLSAQEDSLVLSLRQELYVQNYSTINWPAQRSNVAASDMYTPHSAMLTAAYSFLNLYEAYHSTALREKAVNELYDHIQADDRFTKCISIGPISKTINMLVRWYVDGPTSPAFQEHVARIPDYLWLGLDGLKMQGTNGSQLWDTAFAVQAFLEAGAQNDPKFTQCLMKAHQFFNLSQVKENPPDYKKYYRQMNKGGFPFSTRDCGWIVADCTAEGLKSVMLLQEQCSFITDHISLQRLFDAVNVLLSMRNSDGGFATYETKRGGKLLELLNPSEVFGDIMIDYTYVECTSAVMQALQHFHHAYPDHRTQEIRSTLQQGLDYCRRMQRPDGSWEGSWGVCFTYAVWFGLEAFACRGHIFQDGYDGPVCTEVRRACDFLLSKQMEDGGWGEDFESCEQRCYIQSKNSQIHNTCWALLGLMAVRYPDCIVIERGIQVLIDKQLPNGDWPQENISGVFNKSCAISYTSYRNVFPVWTLGRFMRLYPSSSLAQKLGGTER